In Motilibacter aurantiacus, the genomic stretch TCGAGCTGGCGCCGCGCCGCCGCCTGCGCCGGCGCCCCCCACGGCTCGCGCCAGGCCAGCGGAAGCGTGGAGATGCTGCCCCGCGCCACGTCGTCGGGCAGCAGCGCCGCGAGCAGCCAGGCCAGGTCCACGGTGTAGCGCAGCCGCTCCGGCTCGGACCAGTCCGGGGAGTAGACGCGCAGCTTGACGACCTCCTGGCCGAAGCCGGCGTACGGGAAGCCGTTCAGCGTCACGACCTCGAGGCCGCGCGCGTCGAGCTCGCTGCGCAGCCGGGCGAGGGCGGCGGCGTCGCTGCGCAGCGTCGTCGCCACCTCGCGGGCGAGCCAGAGCCCGAGCCCCAGCCGGGGCACCCCGAGCCGCTCGCGGACCGGCAGGGCGTACGCGTCCAGCTGGCGCAGGACGCCGTCGAGGTCCTCGGCGGGGTGGACATTGGTGCAGTAGGCCAGGTGGACCGTCTGCCCGTCGGGGTGCCGGAATCGCATCGGGCTAGCTGTCCGCCGCGTCTCGGGCCCCGCGCAGCACCGAGCTGCCCTGGAACATCGCGCCGGCGCCGGTCTCGAAGCTGTCGTCCTGAAGCGTCAGCCGGCCGCTCTGGGCGTAGAACTCCACCGGGTTGCGCCACAGCACCCGGTCGACGTCGTCCTCGCTGAATCCCGCCTCGAGCATCGCGCGCCCGGTCTTCAGCGTCTTGAGCGGGTCGCTGCGGCCCCAGTCGGCGGCGGAGTTGACCAGCATGCGCTCGAGCCCGTGCTCCTGCAGGATCCGCACCATCCGGTGCTCGTCCATCTTGGTGTCCGGGTAGACCGAGAAGGCGGCCCAGCATCCGGAGTCGCGGACCATGGCGACCGTCATCTCGTTGAGGTGGTCGACGATGACGTGCTCGGCCGGCACCCCCGACTCCTTCACGACGTCGAGCGTGCGCCGCGTGCCGGTCGCCTTGTCCCGGTGCGGGGTGTGGACGAGGACCGGCAGCTCGTGGTCCTTGGCCAGCTCGAGCTGGCGGGAGAAGGCCTCGTCCTCCTCCTTGGTCATCGAGTCGTAGCCGAGCTCGCCGACGGCCACGACCCGGTCCTTGGCGAGGAAGCGCGGCAGCAGGTCGAGGATCTCGACGCAGCGTGGGTCGTTCGCCTCCTTGGGGTTCAGCCCGATCGTGCAGAAGTGCTCGATGCCGAACTGCGCGGCCCGGAAAGGCTCCCATCCGAGCAGCGAGTCGAAGTAGTCGACGAAGGAGCCGACGTTGGTGCGCGGCTGTCCCAGCCAGAAGGCCGGCTCGACAAGCGCGCGGACGCCGGCGGCGTGCATCGCCTCGTAGTCGTCGGTCGTCCGCGAGGTCATGTGGATGTGCGGGTCGAAGATGCGCACGAGGTCAGCCTTCCTGGGCGGAGGCGGCGGTGTGGCCGGCCAGCGCCCGCTCCGCGGCGGCGCGGCGCTCGGGGACGGGGGACGAGAGCTCCTCGCGCAGCCCGGCCGTGTCGACGGCGTCGGGGTAGCGGTCGAGGACGAGCCAGATGTCGGCGGGCACGTCACGGCCGGCGGCGATCCGCTCATGGGCGAAGTCGGCGAGCATGCGGGCCAGCTCGGCGTCGGCACGCTCCTGCAGCCCGCTGAAGGAGGCGAGCGGGACGCCGACGAAGACGCACTTGAGCACGGCCTGCCGGAACATGTCCGCGTCGAGGTGGGCCGCGGCGTACGGTCCGACGGCGGCTCCGACGATGCGGGTGTCGTTGGTGCGCAGCGCGTCCGTCACGACCGGCAGCGCCCGGTCGCCCAGCACCGGGTCGAGCAGCGGCAGCGCCCGGAGGACGCCGCGGCGCTCGGCGGCGTCGCCATAGGTGTAGAGGTCCTGCACCTCGCGGGCCAGCTCGTCGGCCCCCGCTGCCGAGCGCGACAGGTCCAGCAGCAGCAGCGAGCGGGCCGCGTCGTCGACGGTCCACCCGGCGACCTCGGGCGCGGTGCTCGCGACGGGGCCGCCCCCGCAGGAGCGGCGCACGGCCGGGAAGAGCGCCGCCACGGCCCGCGGGTCGGCCGACACCTTCGCCCGCGCGTCGGCCAGCCAGCCGGCCTGCTTCTCGTCGAGGCCGTCCAGCGCGCCCGTCACGGCGGCCTCGAGCGCCGGCGCGTCGACGCGGACGCCGTCGGCGGGGGTCTGGGACTGGCTCATGTCGGGGACACCTTCCGCGAGAGGGCGCGGGCCAAGGGGAAGATCGCGGCCACGGGCAGGGCGGCTGCGAGCGCACCGCTCCGGGCGGCGAGCGCAGCCTGCAGGGGCATCATGCCGTGGATGCCGGCGCCCACAGCACGCCGGACCGTGGCCGCGGAGGGATCCTGGACGGCGGCGAGGTCCCGCTTGCCCACGGTCGCGGCGTAGGTGCCCGCGCCGGCCACCGCGGCGAGCCGGTAGGCGGCGCGCGCCCGCGGCCGGCCCGGCGCCACGGGCCCGGCCGCGGTGGCCAGTGCGACGAGCGCCGTCGACGCCAGGGCCGCGGCGGGGACCGCCGCCGAGCTCGAGCCGCTCACCTCGTCCCGGCTCAGCTGCGTGACGGCGAGCGTGTGGCCCCCGACGCTGAGCGCGGCGGGCAGGGCCGCACGCGCGCCGCCGGCGCCGAGCAGCACGTCGAGCGCCCGGGCGGTGCCCATCGCGAGCGGGCCGGCGGGGGTGGGCTTGAGGAGCAGGTCGTACGCCCAGACGGTCGCCGCGAGCGGGACCGCGACCCGCAGCGCGGGACGCCCGGCGCAGGCTGCCGCGGCCAGGCCGAGGCCCGTGAGCCCGGTCGCGACGGCGAGCGCCTGCCCCGGGGTCACCCGTCCGGAGGGGATGGGCCGCTCAGGGCGCTCGACGGCGTCGAGCTCGCGGTCGGAGTAGTCGTTGAGCGCCATGCCGGCCCAGTAGAGGCAGGCCGACGCCACGGGCAGCGCTGCGGTGCGCCGGCCGAGCGGCCAGCCGGCCGCGGCGGCCCCGGCGACCGAGTCGCCGGGCACCGTCAGCGCGGCCGGCAGCCGGACCAGCTCGGCGAGGTCGCGCAGGGAGGTCACGCCGACCGCCGGGCGAGCCCGCGGGCCCACTCGACCAGCTGGTCGTACTGGGTCGCGAGCCGGTGCTCCGTGGAGCCGACCGGGTCCTTGAAGAAGAAGGCGAGGGCGGGCAGCGGGCCGGACTCCCCCGCCTGCGCCGCCCGGGCCACCAGCCGGGCCAGGTCGAGCACGAGCGGCGCCGCGAGCGCCGAGTCGCACCCCTGCCAGGTGAACTGCATCGTCATGCGGACGCCGAGGAAGCCCTCGAAGGCGATGTGGTCCCAGGCCGTCTTCCACTCGCCCATGTCCGGCACGTTGTCGATGTGGACCGGGGCAACCACCTCGTACCCCAGGGTCTCCGCGACGCTGCGCCCCTTGCTCCGGGTCTTGCTCAGCACGGCGTGCGGGTCGGCGAGGGTCGCCCCGTCCCCGCCGCCGAGGATGTTCATCCCGACCCACGACTGCACGTGCAGCTCGCGGGTCTGGAACATCGGGGCGAGGGCGGACTTGACGAGCGTCTCCCCCGTCTTGCCGTCGCTGCCCGCGAACGGCAGCCCCTCCTGCGCGGCGAGCTCGGTCAGCGCGGGGAGGCGGGCACCCGTCGAGGGCGTGAAGTCGACGAAGGAGGCACCGGCCCGGAAGGCGGCGTAGGCGTAGAGCGAGCTGATGGGCAGCACGCCCGCGCCCTCGGCGAGGGCCGCCTCGAGCGCCGCGAGCGAGGCGTGCGCGGGGTGCGGCTCGGCGGGCGGCTCCGTGGAGGCGACGTTGAGGACGACGACGCGGTCCACGCCGGTCGCCTCGCCGAAGGCCCGGATGTCATCGGCCAGCCGGGCCGCATGGCCCGCCTGCGTCTCGCCCTCGCGCCGCCCACCGGGCCGGATGCGCGCGTCGATCTGCTCCAGCTCGTCGGCCAGGACCGCCGGCAGGTGGCGAGGGACGACACCTCCCTGCGCGAGGGCCTCGGCGCGCTTGGCCAGCGGCAGCGACACGACGTCGTGGCCGCCGAAGACGAACCCTTCCAGAGCGGGCAGGCCGGCCTCCTCGAAGACCCGGCCTCCCGTCACCAAGCCGTTGCGTGCGGCCAGCCCTGCCCGCACCGCGAGGGCGCCGACCATCGCAGTGGTCGCCACCGACCCCCGCGCGCCTACAAGCCACAGTCCGGTGCTCACCACGTCCTCCTCGGAACTGCCGTAGTCCTCGAAGCTCCCGGACAGATACCCCGTGTTCTGCCTGGAGCGCTGTTGAGCGTCATCGGGCGCTCCCTTCTGCTGTCCGGCTGCGGCGGGCCGTGCCGCGCAGCCGACGATCCGATCTTGCGTTGCGGGTCACATGACGCGCAGTCGTTCGGTTCTGTTTCCGCCGATCGATCGCAACCGGCGGCGCAGGTCCGGCGAGCGGCTCGGGCGAGCGGCGGCTCTGCTCGGCCCGAGCCACAGCGCCCCCTCGTCCCGCGGGCCGAAGCCGTGTCGGGGCGAGGGGGCGCGTCGAACGTTGGGGCCGCGCCGGGACGGGGCTCGAGGCCGACGTCCCGGCGCGGAGCTCAGCCTGCCGCCGCGTCCACCGCGGTCCAGCGGCTCTCGGACGCCGCGCTGGTCTCGACCGCCTCGAGCACACGCTGGACCTGGAGCCCGTCGGCGAAGGACGGGGTCGGGGCCTGGGACGTGGCGATGTCGGTCAGCAGGTCGCGGGCCTGGTGGATGAAGGTGTGCTCGTAGCCGATGATGTGGCCCGGCGGCCACCACGCATCCATGTACGGGTGGCTCGGCTCGGTCACGAGGATCCGGCGGAAGCCGGCGCTGTCGGCCTCCAGCGAGTGATCGTGGAACTGCAGTTCGTTCATCGACTCGAAGTCGAAGGCGATGCTGCCGGCGGAGCCGTTGATCTCGATGCGCATCGCGTTCTTGCGCCCCGACGCGAAGCGGGTCGCCTCGAACGAGCCGACGGCGCCGCCTCCGAACCGGGCCAGGAACAGCGCGGCGTCGTCGACCGTGACCTGCCCCCGCTCGCTGCTGCCCGAGGCGCTCAGCCCGCTGGACGCGCTGGGCAGCGGGCGCTCCTTGACGAAGGTCTCGGTCAGGCCGGAGACGCCGGTGATGCGGTCACCGGTGATGAACTGCGCCATGTCGATGATGTGCGCGCCGAGGTCACCGAGCGAGCCGGACCCGGCGTGCTCCTTCTGCAGACGCCACACCAGCGGGAACTCGGGGTCGACGATCCAGTCCTGGAGGTACTGGGCACGCACGTGGTGGATCGTCCCCAGCCGGCCCGACTGCACGAGGTCACGGGCGAAGGTGATCGCGGGGACCCGGCGGTAGCTGAAGCCGACCATGGCGCGGACGCCGCGCGCGGCGGCGCGCTCGGCCGCGGCGGTCATCGCCTCGGCCTCCTCCACGGTGTTGGCGAGGGGCTTCTCGCAGAGGACGTGCTTGCCGGCCTCGAGAGCCGCGATCGCGATCTCCGCGTGGCTGTCGCCGGGCGTCACGATGTCGACCAGCTGCACGTCGTCACGCGCGACGAGGGCGCGCCAGTCGGTCTCGACCGACTCCCACCCGAGCCGGTCGGCGGCCGCGCGGGCGTTGGCCTCGTTGCGACCGGCGAGCGCGACCATGCGCGGGACGAGCGGGAGGTCGAACACTCGACCGACGGTGCGCCACGCGTGCGAGTGCGTGGCCCCCATGAAGGCGTAGCCCACCATGCCGACACCGAGCGTCGGCTTGCCTGCGATCGTCACTGACCGGTCCGTTCATACATCGTTGTCAGGTTCGGAGGAGTGCACGGGGCGTGCCCGAGCTGCGTCCTCCCACCCCCGGGATCGGGAGTGGATGGACGTCCGGCGGACTGCGGGGCCGGGCCAGCGCCGGTGCTGGCCCGGCCTCCGCAGGGACTGCCGTTCAGGGTGCAGGGCGCATGGCCCCGGAGCCCCGAAAGGTCAGGAGGCGAAGCCGAACTTGTAGTCGGCCGCGTTCTCCTTGGTGATCGTCTCGGAGGTGAGGATGATCCGCGAGGGGACCTCGTGCTCGACCAGGTCGCTCATGCCCTTGCCCTGGCCGATGGCGCGCGCCAGGCGGATGGCGGACGCCGACATCGAGGGGCTGTAGGTCACCGTGGCCTTGAGGACCGTGTTGTCGGCCGCGATGTCCTTGACGGCGGTGCCGGAGCCCGCGCCACCGACCATGATGAACTCGTCGCGGCCGGCGTTCTTGACCGCCTGGAGCACACCGATGCCCTGGTCGTCGTCGTGGTTCCACACGGCGTCGAGCTTGGGCGCGGCCTGGAGCAGGTTCGAGGCGGCGCGCTCGCCGGACTCGACGGTGAACTCGGCCGGCACACGCGGGCCGAGCTTGAGGCCGGCCGCCGCCAGGGCGTCCTTGAAGCCCTGGCTGCGCTCCTGGGTCAGCGGGAGCGAGTCGATGCCGGGGATCTCGCCGATGACCGGGTTGCTGACGCCCTTGGCCTTCATCTGCTCGGCGATGAAGTTGCCCGCCGCGACGCCCATGCCGTAGTTGTTGCCGGCGATGAACAGGCGGTAGGCCAGCGCGTCCGAGAACTCGCGGTCCAGGTTGATGACCGGGATGCCG encodes the following:
- a CDS encoding Gfo/Idh/MocA family protein gives rise to the protein MVGYAFMGATHSHAWRTVGRVFDLPLVPRMVALAGRNEANARAAADRLGWESVETDWRALVARDDVQLVDIVTPGDSHAEIAIAALEAGKHVLCEKPLANTVEEAEAMTAAAERAAARGVRAMVGFSYRRVPAITFARDLVQSGRLGTIHHVRAQYLQDWIVDPEFPLVWRLQKEHAGSGSLGDLGAHIIDMAQFITGDRITGVSGLTETFVKERPLPSASSGLSASGSSERGQVTVDDAALFLARFGGGAVGSFEATRFASGRKNAMRIEINGSAGSIAFDFESMNELQFHDHSLEADSAGFRRILVTEPSHPYMDAWWPPGHIIGYEHTFIHQARDLLTDIATSQAPTPSFADGLQVQRVLEAVETSAASESRWTAVDAAAG
- a CDS encoding TatD family hydrolase; the protein is MRIFDPHIHMTSRTTDDYEAMHAAGVRALVEPAFWLGQPRTNVGSFVDYFDSLLGWEPFRAAQFGIEHFCTIGLNPKEANDPRCVEILDLLPRFLAKDRVVAVGELGYDSMTKEEDEAFSRQLELAKDHELPVLVHTPHRDKATGTRRTLDVVKESGVPAEHVIVDHLNEMTVAMVRDSGCWAAFSVYPDTKMDEHRMVRILQEHGLERMLVNSAADWGRSDPLKTLKTGRAMLEAGFSEDDVDRVLWRNPVEFYAQSGRLTLQDDSFETGAGAMFQGSSVLRGARDAADS
- a CDS encoding SCO3242 family prenyltransferase — encoded protein: MRDLAELVRLPAALTVPGDSVAGAAAAGWPLGRRTAALPVASACLYWAGMALNDYSDRELDAVERPERPIPSGRVTPGQALAVATGLTGLGLAAAACAGRPALRVAVPLAATVWAYDLLLKPTPAGPLAMGTARALDVLLGAGGARAALPAALSVGGHTLAVTQLSRDEVSGSSSAAVPAAALASTALVALATAAGPVAPGRPRARAAYRLAAVAGAGTYAATVGKRDLAAVQDPSAATVRRAVGAGIHGMMPLQAALAARSGALAAALPVAAIFPLARALSRKVSPT
- a CDS encoding EboA domain-containing protein codes for the protein MSQSQTPADGVRVDAPALEAAVTGALDGLDEKQAGWLADARAKVSADPRAVAALFPAVRRSCGGGPVASTAPEVAGWTVDDAARSLLLLDLSRSAAGADELAREVQDLYTYGDAAERRGVLRALPLLDPVLGDRALPVVTDALRTNDTRIVGAAVGPYAAAHLDADMFRQAVLKCVFVGVPLASFSGLQERADAELARMLADFAHERIAAGRDVPADIWLVLDRYPDAVDTAGLREELSSPVPERRAAAERALAGHTAASAQEG
- a CDS encoding substrate-binding domain-containing protein, with protein sequence MSKDEQISRALGRRGFLFGGAAIGAGVVLTACTNSSDDEENDVSGLVAAPSSQASDAPGTPVTIGFSAPAADHGWMAAITTYAREQAEAFPEVTFNATEGTNDVNLQISQVETLINDQVDVLVILPHDGKALTEIGRKATQAGIPVINLDREFSDALAYRLFIAGNNYGMGVAAGNFIAEQMKAKGVSNPVIGEIPGIDSLPLTQERSQGFKDALAAAGLKLGPRVPAEFTVESGERAASNLLQAAPKLDAVWNHDDDQGIGVLQAVKNAGRDEFIMVGGAGSGTAVKDIAADNTVLKATVTYSPSMSASAIRLARAIGQGKGMSDLVEHEVPSRIILTSETITKENAADYKFGFAS
- a CDS encoding inositol-3-phosphate synthase; amino-acid sequence: MSTGLWLVGARGSVATTAMVGALAVRAGLAARNGLVTGGRVFEEAGLPALEGFVFGGHDVVSLPLAKRAEALAQGGVVPRHLPAVLADELEQIDARIRPGGRREGETQAGHAARLADDIRAFGEATGVDRVVVLNVASTEPPAEPHPAHASLAALEAALAEGAGVLPISSLYAYAAFRAGASFVDFTPSTGARLPALTELAAQEGLPFAGSDGKTGETLVKSALAPMFQTRELHVQSWVGMNILGGGDGATLADPHAVLSKTRSKGRSVAETLGYEVVAPVHIDNVPDMGEWKTAWDHIAFEGFLGVRMTMQFTWQGCDSALAAPLVLDLARLVARAAQAGESGPLPALAFFFKDPVGSTEHRLATQYDQLVEWARGLARRSA